The following proteins are co-located in the Saccharomycodes ludwigii strain NBRC 1722 chromosome V, whole genome shotgun sequence genome:
- the RPL17B gene encoding 60S ribosomal protein uL22 (similar to Saccharomyces cerevisiae YKL180W | RPL17A | Ribosomal Protein of the Large subunit (paralog of YJL177W | RPL17B)): MARYGATSTNPAKSASARGSYLRVSFKNTRETAQAISGWELKKAQTYLEQVLDHQRAIPFRRFNSSIGRTAQGKEFGVTKARWPAKSVKFVQGLLQNAAANAEAKGLDATKLYVSHIQTNRAPKQRRRTFRAHGRINKYESSPSHIELVLTEKEESIKKATDDKKVRLSSRQKGRLAAQKRIAA; the protein is encoded by the exons atggcTAGATACGGTGCTACTTCCACTAACCCAGCTAAGTCTGCTTCTGCTCGTGGTTCTTATTTGAGAGTTTCTTTCAAAAACACCAGAGAAACAGCCCAAGCTATCTCAGGTTGGGAATTAAAGAAAGCTCAAACTTATTTGGAACAAGTTTTAGACCACCAAAGAGCTATTCCATTCAGAAGATTCAACTCTTCTATTGGTAGAACCGCCCAAGGTAAAGAATTTGGTGTTACCAAGGCTAGATGGCCAGCTAAGTCTGTTAAGTTTGTCCAAGGTTTATTGCAAAACGCTGCTGCTAACGCTGAA GCCAAAGGTTTAGATGCTACTAAGTTGTACGTTTCTCATATTCAAACTAACAGAGCCCCAAaacaaagaagaagaaccTTCAGAGCTCATGGTAGAATTAACAAATACGAATCTTCTCCATCCCACATTGAATTGGTTTTGACTGAAAAGGAAGAATCTATCAAGAAGGCTACTGATGACAAAAAAGTTAGATTGTCTTCCAGACAAAAAGGTAGATTAGCTGctcaaaaaagaattgcTGCTTAA
- the RIM1 gene encoding Rim1p (similar to Saccharomyces cerevisiae YCR028C-A | RIM1 | Replication In Mitochondria) yields MISIPVTIAKRTFTSTTKRLDFAKIAIIGRIGSDLVEHTTNATNKPFLKYSIVSQASKKYQPNWFNVTVFDDNQVKFMEQYVIKGSKVYIEADVTQNKYEKEDGTTGFSFNFVQRQINLLQTPRNATASEDGNNN; encoded by the coding sequence atgattaGTATTCCAGTTACCATTGCCAAGAGAACATTTACTTCAACAACTAAAAGACTAGACTTTGCTAAAATAGCTATTATTGGCCGTATTGGTAGTGATTTGGTGGAACATACCACAAACGCCACAAACaaaccatttttaaaatattccaTTGTTTCTCAAGCTAGTAAGAAGTACCAGCCAAATTGGTTTAATGTTACCGTATTTGATGACAATCAAGTTAAATTCATGGAACAATATGTAATTAAAGGTTCAAAAGTTTATATTGAGGCTGATGTTACTCAAAATAAGTATGAAAAGGAAGATGGTACTACTGGGttctcttttaattttgttcaAAGACAAATTAATTTGTTACAAACACCAAGAAATGCTACTGCTTCTGAAGATGGGAATAACAATTGA
- the PFD1 gene encoding prefolding complex chaperone subunit (similar to Saccharomyces cerevisiae YJL179W | PFD1 | PreFolDin), with translation MSDPKMLQEIINNLKQSKQQLQIVESQIISLESQKKLANQTLQELKNYDKNELWRGCGRMYMLQDKSKYENSLKTDTKSIDDHVKALNIKKNYLNVSIENAIKHLKPHVK, from the coding sequence atgtcCGATCCTAAAATGTTACAAGAAATaatcaataatttaaaacagTCTAAGCAGCAATTACAAATAGTGGAATCGCAGATAATATCGTTAgaatcacaaaaaaaattggctAATCAAACTTTAcaagaattgaaaaactACGATAAAAATGAACTTTGGAGAGGATGTGGTAGAATGTACATGCTACAAGATAAGTCAAAGTATGAAAATAGTTTAAAGACAGATACAAAAAGTATTGATGACCATGTTAAAGCCttgaatattaaaaaaaattatttaaatgtaTCTATTGAAAATGCAATCAAACATTTAAAACCGCATGTTAAATGA
- the ATP12 gene encoding ATP synthase complex assembly protein ATP12 (similar to Saccharomyces cerevisiae YJL180C | ATP12 | ATP synthase): protein MYRPILSSSKRNLSKLLFTTSNYNAARSNLISIRYMATSTPLGVDTSIENNLKTETNKLSKTLSKFWEKVEIINENDPKNGKHKLTITLDSKPIKTLLGNKLQVDTDREYLALMLLNEWSTLPSLKIKSHSLPLTSIVSRCIDLENALNDLDLLNSDPELAAKIGCKDRSTISNLLLRYLDTDTLLCFSPKKDLDGALRTEQDELYLPIIKKIEQFLTPYGPEKASGEKEKVRLEILDAEVHGLRGNQQNELTKKAATNFMNQLSLWDLVVFEKTVLTTKSFICGILLLKSNEFGVDMETIAKLSTLETIHQTARWGEVEDTHDVAKRDIRRNINAAAIVAYKEPNV, encoded by the coding sequence atgtaTAGACctatattatcatcatccaAAAGGAATTTAtctaaacttttatttaccACTTCAAACTATAATGCTGCTCGATCTAATCTTATTTCCATAAGATATATGGCTACATCCACCCCATTGGGCGTTGACACCTCAATTGAAAACAATTTGAAAACAGAAACTAACAAATTGTCAAAAACATTATCCAAATTCTGGGAAAAGGTAGAAATTATCAATGAAAATGATccaaaaaatggaaaacaTAAATTAACAATCACTTTAGATTCCAAACCGATCAAAACCCTGTTGGGCAATAAACTACAAGTTGATACGGATCGTGAATATTTGGCTTTAATGCTATTAAATGAATGGAGCACTTTACCTagtttgaaaattaaatctCACTCATTGCCGCTAACATCTATTGTCTCTCGGTGCATTGACCTAGAGAATGCACTAAATgatttagatttattaaacagTGATCCTGAATTGGCTGCAAAAATTGGGTGCAAAGATCGTTCCACcatttccaatttattaCTAAGATATCTAGATACAGATACCTTGCTGTGTTTTTcaccaaaaaaagatttagaCGGTGCCTTGCGTACAGAACAAGATGAATTATACTTACCAATTATCAAGAAAATTGAACAATTTTTAACTCCATACGGCCCTGAAAAAGCCAGTGgcgaaaaagaaaaagttcgTTTAGAAATCTTAGATGCTGAAGTTCATGGACTAAGAGGGAATCAACAAAATGAATTAACCAAAAAAGCCGCAACCAATTTTATGAATCAATTAAGCTTATGGGATTTAGTGGTCTTTGAAAAAACCGTTTTAACCacaaaatcttttatttgcGGAATCCTACTATTAAAAAGTAATGAATTTGGCGTTGATATGGAAACCATCGCCAAATTGTCTACTCTAGAAACTATTCATCAAACTGCCAGATGGGGGGAAGTCGAAGACACTCATGATGTTGCCAAACGTGATATCAGGAGGAACATTAATGCTGCTGCTATTGTTGCCTACAAAGAACCAAATGTatga
- the COY1 gene encoding CCAAT displacement transcription factor COY1 (similar to Saccharomyces cerevisiae YKL179C | COY1 | CASP Of Yeast), producing the protein MSDIITQAISSWNKACLPDIQTELDQNLLKIKEWEDKSLQSRQVIATSTKQLNKKYKNVTTSSNEIANATIISEYKTLIKKYQHEVDDLTNRANTSERVIVKLYEKFGEVPNPEPLLLQLLHKNDNNDTINDLKKKILDNEQTYKKKILELEANQAKILAKKVVAKESELHSIWLEKESNWKSREKELNNTIEKLKQLQKEEEEAAKKNTTKGEESNEVPSINSGDFELVVGELESCQRRIIDLEKRNETLSGEVSKLSNSSEKDSEVHEKMFEIKQLESEVSILVTKLDQSQDENSDKANGLSMLQTQIAALNNEVSVLKRKLNNYSDYDKIKQELNSLKKIEFGFDEEDEENDGTSKADSTVEMGLVQVNKKLQNKLAELRGNVADMEQDKKEFQLQIGALQSQISDLKSQNETLEEDLEKLDEVSSKFTDTQSIISAMTTTHRSFKTGTSFANHQRNTGQLSPTSSIVAGVDPTTSNINSINAHDSSTSGVANNPIMKIVTQQRDRFRSKNVQLEKQIKKLQSEQDGLTRKLEKLSDDNKKLYEKIKYLSSYQRGEFEVHDVEEQKYENIYNESLHPMQNFRQREISRYHNYKMNPLDKLFSTLAKYILANKTSRFCFLFYCLGLHALLMIMFTYGINVQATGYASDSGMVQTSATNLISNNNGGAGAGSIGKF; encoded by the coding sequence ATGTCTGATATCATCACACAAGCAATTTCATCATGGAATAAGGCCTGTTTACCTGATATTCAAACCGAATTAGatcaaaatcttttaaaaattaaagaatgGGAAGACAAAAGTTTACAAAGCAGACAAGTTATTGCAACTTCAACCAAACAactcaacaaaaaatataaaaatgttacAACTTCATCAAATGAAATTGCTAACGCCACAATTATCTCCGAATATAAAACTTTAATCAAAAAGTACCAACATGAAGTGGATGATCTAACCAATCGGGCTAATACTAGCGAACGTGTTATTGTTAAGTTGTACGAAAAGTTTGGGGAAGTTCCCAATCCTGAACCTTTATTGCTTCAACTTTTACacaaaaatgataataatgataccaTAAAtgatttgaagaaaaaaattttagataACGAACAGAcatataagaaaaaaatcttaGAATTAGAAGCTAATCAAGCTAAGATATTAGCCAAAAAGGTGGTTGCCAAAGAAAGCGAATTACACAGTATTTGgctagaaaaagaaagtaaTTGGAAAAGTCGTGAGAAGGAATTGAATAAcacaattgaaaaattaaaacaactgcaaaaagaagaggaagaagctgccaaaaaaaacacaactAAAGGCGAGGAGTCCAACGAGGTACCAAGTATTAACTCTGGTGACTTTGAACTAGTTGTTGGCGAGCTAGAATCATGCCAAAGAAGGATAATagatttggaaaaaagaaacgaaaCATTAAGTGGAGAGGTGAGTAAGTTATCCAACTCTTCAGAAAAGGATTCAGAAGTTCATGAAAAAATGTTCgaaattaaacaattaGAAAGTGAAGTTTCCATTTTAGTGACTAAGTTAGATCAATCCCAAGACGAAAACTCTGACAAAGCAAATGGTTTATCCATGTTACAAACACAAATTGCCGCGTTAAATAACGAAGTTTCTGTTTTGAAAcgtaaattaaataattattctgATTACGACAAAATCAAACAGGAGTTAAActctttgaaaaaaatcgAGTTTGGGTTTGATGAAGAGGATGAGGAAAATGACGGTACCAGCAAAGCTGATAGTACTGTGGAAATGGGGTTGGTTCaagttaataaaaaattacaaaacaAACTAGCTGAATTACGTGGGAATGTAGCGGATATGGAACAAGATAAAAAGGAATTTCAGCTGCAAATAGGCGCTTTGCAAAGCCAGATTTCTGATTTGAAGTCGCAAAACGAAACTTTGGAAGAggatttagaaaaattggATGAGGTCAGTTCCAAATTTACGGATACACAAAGTATAATTTCCGCAATGACAACAACACACAGATCCTTTAAAACTGGGACCAGCTTTGCCAACCACCAACGCAATACTGGACAATTATCACCAACTAGTTCGATTGTAGCTGGAGTTGATCCAACTACTAGTAACATTAACAGCATCAATGCCCACGATTCCAGTACAAGTGGAGTTGCTAACAATCCAATTATGAAAATTGTTACTCAACAAAGAGATAGGTTTCGTTCTAAAAATGTTCAAttggaaaaacaaataaaaaaattacaatcTGAGCAAGATGGCTTGACAAGgaaattagaaaaactAAGCGATGATAATAAGAAGTTgtatgaaaaaattaaatatctAAGCTCATATCAAAGAGGTGAGTTTGAAGTTCATGATGTagaagaacaaaaataCGAAAACATTTACAATGAATCATTACATCCAATGCAAAATTTTAGGCAGCGTGAAATTAGTAGGtatcataattataaaatgaaTCCATTAGACAAACTCTTTTCTACCTTGGCTAAGTATATTTTGGCTAATAAGACTAGTAGattttgctttttattttattgtttggGATTGCATGCCTTGTTGATGATAATGTTTACTTATGGCATCAATGTGCAGGCAACTGGTTATGCCTCCGATAGTGGGATGGTTCAAACATCGGCTACAAATTTAatatctaataataatggagGTGCTGGTGCTGGCTCCattggaaaattttaa
- the MNN11 gene encoding alpha-1,6-mannosyltransferase (similar to Saccharomyces cerevisiae YJL183W | MNN11 | MaNNosyltransferase) codes for MELKSAQKNKSFRKKLLNIFKLSFLNGLGGNKNRKSKILATILFATVVLFLIILITGSSIFGISLGTGIIPFSSSLTTNADINNIPSGKRYPPVHGLNLYETKVTNSLIFPQIEHLSNLKKMGYKTLFIRRTDINGKSDYYVKNNEIPMTDKEKKQLAAEADKTAFIKKTFLDLGKVVYRRKRKSNSPSVVIVTLLDYEKYNLESIVQIVQNRVDYAQKHNYGTYIRWAQEFIPYLEAQSLDTSYEFIKPLIMRAAMHTFPNTNNFWFIDEDGLIMNLGLSLQQHLLNPKILDLATLKKVPLARGSLIKTYNSPSISIDGKYKDVDTADLIFPQQQQQQGELETFSFVLSNNLYTHAFLDYLNDPLVRNYDWGHNNPLGKAITHCLQWHPSLLKRFRMVVPKTIASSYDPVNSKFPVAENQKGKEPFYVDNDMVVLLKDCTKRHSCAEDLTQFYEEVKH; via the coding sequence ATGGAACTTAAATCCgcccaaaaaaataaatcattcagaaaaaaattattgaatatCTTTAagctttcatttttaaatggcCTCGGTGGCAATAAGAATcgaaaaagtaaaatactGGCTACAATCCTGTTTGCCACagttgtattatttttaattatattaattacTGGAAGTAGTATTTTTGGTATTAGTTTGGGTACAGGTATCATCCCATTTTCCTCTTCCTTAACTACTAATGCCgatatcaataatattccaAGCGGTAAAAGGTATCCTCCAGTGCATGGTTTGAACCTTTATGAAACCAAAGTGACtaattcattaattttcCCTCAAATTGAACATCTGtctaatttaaaaaaaatgggatataaaacattatttattagaaGAACAGATATTAACGGCAAAAGCGATTATTAtgttaaaaacaatgaGATACCAATGACAGACaaggaaaagaaacaaCTTGCTGCAGAAGCCGACAAAACTgctttcattaaaaaaacatttctaGATCTAGGGAAGGTGGTTTAtagaaggaaaagaaaaagcaaTTCTCCATCCGTGGTCATTGTTACCCTTTTGGATTATGAGAAATACAATTTGGAAAGTATTGTACAAATTGTTCAGAATAGAGTGGATTATGCACAAAAACACAACTATGGTACTTATATCCGTTGGGCGCAAGAGTTTATTCCATACCTAGAAGCTCAATCATTAGATACCTCTTATGAGTTCATTAAACCATTAATTATGAGGGCAGCAATGCATACTTTCCCCAACACCAACAACTTTTGGTTTATAGATGAAGACGGATTAATTATGAACCTAGGTTTAAGTTTACAACaacatttattaaatcCTAAAATTTTGGATTTGGCTACATTGAAGAAGGTGCCTCTAGCACGTGGATCCTTAATTAAAACATACAATAGTCCTTCTATCTCTATCGATGGTAAATATAAAGATGTTGATACTGCGGATTTGATTTTcccacaacaacaacaacaacagggAGAACTAGaaactttttcatttgtATTGAGTAACAATTTATACACACATGCATTTTTAGATTACTTAAATGATCCATTGGTGAGAAATTATGATTGGGGTCATAACAACCCATTGGGCAAGGCAATAACACATTGTTTGCAATGGCATCCTTCtctattaaaaagatttaGAATGGTTGTCCCCAAAACCATTGCATCTTCTTATGATCCAGttaattcaaaatttcCAGTGGCTGAAAATCAAAAGGGGAAAGAACCATTTTATGTAGATAATGATATggttgttttattaaaagattgCACTAAAAGGCATTCATGTGCGGAAGATTTAACGCAGTTTTATGAAGAAGTTAAGCATTGA
- the ATG27 gene encoding Atg27p (similar to Saccharomyces cerevisiae YJL178C | ATG27 | AuTophaGy related) translates to MISSKPFFLSLFFLLLTLFSSTSLALDCSKHDILKNYRISNTKDVSPIFESIEKDTPPSKTKQQWWINVCNNKDSDHKNLPDKCSSDTMLCGVEYVTIDDQTLLIELIDFGMKTETSVSVSESNELTIENKGYKWGSQVLNSNIVFQCDTSKENDEVQEFAWGSDDYLEFTVKGPSGCLLKKNDGDNDSDGGNGNDGGNDNDDDNDNNTVKKSNGHSWFFWIIMYAFLFTLIYLCATSYVATRGGSLADFREEFVERGTTLIKLFPQFCKELIYRVLHGSNNSNSHRGGYSAV, encoded by the coding sequence ATGATCTCCTCAAAACCATTCTTTCTGTCATTATTCTTTTTGCTTTTAACTTTGTTTTCTTCAACTTCTTTAGCTTTAGATTGTTCTAAacatgatattttaaaaaattatagaatTTCAAATACTAAAGATGTAAGTCCAATTTTCGAATCAATAGAAAAAGATACACCACCttccaaaacaaaacagCAGTGGTGGATAAATGTCTGCAATAACAAAGATAGTGATCATAAAAATTTACCAGACAAATGTTCTTCAGATACAATGCTATGTGGGGTTGAGTATGTTACCATAGATGATCAAACCCTATTAATCGAATTAATAGACTTTGGCATGAAAACTGAAACTAGTGTTTCTGTTTCTGAAAGTAATGAGTTAACAATTGAAAACAAGGGTTATAAATGGGGGAGCCAAGTTCTAAACTCAAATATCGTATTTCAATGTGATACTTCTAAAGAAAATGACGAAGTACAGGAATTTGCATGGGGTAGCGATGATTATTTAGAGTTCACCGTTAAAGGTCCAAGTGGATGTttgcttaaaaaaaatgatggtGACAATGACAGTGACGGTGGCAATGGCAATGACGGTGGCAATGACAATGACGACGATAACGATAACAACACCGTTAAAAAATCTAATGGTCATTCATGGtttttttggataataATGTACGCATTTTTATTCACTCTCATTTATTTATGCGCCACTTCGTATGTCGCCACTAGAGGCGGTTCCTTAGCAGATTTTCGTGAAGAATTTGTAGAACGAGGAACTACTTTAATCAAACTGTTTCCCCAATTTTGTAAGGAGTTGATATACAGAGTATTACACGGGTCGAACAACTCTAATTCTCATAGAGGTGGGTACAGTGCAGTGTAA
- the GON7 gene encoding chromatin DNA-binding EKC/KEOPS complex subunit GON7 (similar to Saccharomyces cerevisiae YJL184W | GON7 | component of the EKC/KEOPS protein complex) has product MSNDISSSSTNTELPSAIYTAPNDNIGSHINHKFTIEDPNLPKYNTTNGKTSGPSEYLTKKAIDSSNKEDIINKDNASMPSRDSFLGELRMQLTGLQDDINEYLTERMNDNIANIKRLKK; this is encoded by the coding sequence atgtcTAATGatattagtagtagtagtactaACACTGAATTACCATCAGCTATATATACAGCACCTAATGATAACATTGGGAGTCATATAAATCATAAATTTACTATAGAAGATCCCAATCTACCTAAATATAATACGACAAATGGGAAAACTAGTGGACCAAGTGAATATTTAACCAAGAAAGCTATAGACAGTAGCAATAAAGAGGATATAATCAATAAAGATAATGCTAGTATGCCTAGTAGAGATAGTTTTTTGGGGGAATTAAGAATGCAACTAACTGGTTTGCAAGATGATATAAATGAATATTTAACAGAGAGAATGAATGATAATATTGCTAATATTAAACGGTTAAAGAAGTAG
- the FEN2 gene encoding Fen2p (similar to Saccharomyces cerevisiae YCR028C | FEN2 | FENpropimorph resistance): MIENPFVKEKPSSGLTTTIEEIELQKHTPIPISFGINNNNTDIAADPQHSKEVDTFGETNRNDSTPINEKKLLFKIDACVLTFVCLQYWINYVDRVGFTNAYVSGMKEDLQLKGNDFNIINTCFTVGYIISMIPHNLMLLKIPPRIWSSFCTLSWGLLTLGMYRVSSFRQCCAIRFFQGVFESCTFSGTHLVLGSWYKESELPFRSSIFTSSGLIGSIFSGFMQVGIYKSLNNHQGLEGWRWLFIIDFVITIPIAIYGFLCFPNPPNTYNDLTIADDGTTISRNSLLNKFSLTKYVFTEQELLYSGKRLPKRDVTKRLDLTVIKRVIGRWHWWLFSLVWALGGLNISFASNSTFALWLADLDYSITQRNDYPMGIFSVGIIATLLSALYMTLFRNKHLHIAIFISIVMVVVAIMILCNPLKPSVMFAAQYLGGVCYAGQSVYFAWANVICSNDLQERAVVLASMNMFSGAINAWWSILFYPATTAPKFRRGGFAMLGTSIATAIVAGIITICQKREERLKQKNPIVNYSGFAEDGQNDEILGEEDEEEEEEEEEEQ, encoded by the coding sequence ATGATTGAAAACCCATTTGTCAAGGAAAAACCAAGTTCTGGTTTAACAACTACCATAGAAGAAATAGAATTGCAAAAGCATACACCTATTCCCATTAGTTTtggtattaataacaacaacacaGATATCGCTGCTGATCCACAACACAGTAAAGAAGTAGATACTTTTGGCGAAACTAATAGAAATGATTCTACACCtatcaatgaaaaaaaacttttgtttaaaattgaTGCTTGTGTTTTaacttttgtttgtttgcaGTACTGGATTAACTATGTTGATAGAGTTGGGTTTACAAATGCATATGTGTCAGGTATGAAGGAAGATTTACAACTAAAAGGCAATGATTTCAACATTATAAACACGTGTTTTACAGTCGGTTATATCATTTCAATGATTCCACACAATTTGAtgcttttaaaaataccacCAAGAATTTGGTCCAGTTTCTGCACACTAAGCTGGGGTTTGTTAACCCTAGGCATGTATCGTGTTTCCAGTTTCAGACAATGTTGTGCAATTAGATTCTTTCAAGGTGTTTTTGAAAGTTGTACGTTTAGTGGTACTCATTTGGTTTTAGGTTCTTGGTATAAAGAATCGGAGTTACCATTTAGATCATCTATTTTTACATCCAGTGGATTGATCGGGTCTATTTTTAGTGGGTTCATGCAGGTTGGTATATACAAGTCTTTAAATAATCATCAGGGGTTAGAAGGTTGGAGATGGTTGTTcattattgattttgttataaCTATTCCTATTGCCATATACGGGTTTTTATGCTTCCCCAATCCTCCAAATACCTATAACGATTTAACTATTGCGGATGATGGTACCACAATTAGTAGAAActcattattaaataaatttagttTGACCAAATATGTTTTCACAGAGCAGGAATTACTTTACAGCGGGAAAAGGCTACCTAAAAGAGATGTTACTAAAAGGTTAGATCTAACAGTTATCAAAAGAGTTATTGGAAGATGGCATTGGTGGTTGTTCAGTTTAGTCTGGGCATTGGGTGGGTTGAATATTAGTTTTGCATCCAATTCTACATTTGCATTGTGGCTAGCAGATTTGGATTATAGCATTACCCAAAGAAATGATTATCCAATGGGTATTTTTTCAGTTGGTATAATTGCTACCTTGTTAAGTGCTTTGTACATGACAttatttagaaataaaCATCTACATATCGCTATCTTCATATCTATAGTCATGGTTGTGGTGGCTATTATGATCTTGTGTAATCCACTAAAGCCAAGTGTTATGTTTGCTGCCCAATATCTTGGCGGTGTTTGTTATGCAGGCCAATCCGTTTATTTCGCTTGGGCAAATGTTATTTGTTCTAATGATTTACAAGAACGTGCAGTTGTTTTGGCATCGATGAATATGTTTTCCGGTGCTATTAATGCCTGGTGgagtattttattttatcctGCAACAACAGCTCCCAAATTCAGAAGAGGTGGTTTTGCCATGTTGGGCACTAGTATTGCAACTGCAATTGTCGCTGGTATAATTACTATCTGTCAAAAAAGGGAAGAGAGATTGAAACAAAAGAATCCAATTGTAAATTACTCGGGATTTGCGGAAGATGGACAAAATGATGAAATATTgggagaagaagatgaagaagaagaagaggaagaggaagaggaacagtga